Proteins encoded together in one Deinococcus sp. Marseille-Q6407 window:
- a CDS encoding DUF309 domain-containing protein, which translates to MIPLEEDLVFPASWQAGAALFNAGHWWEAHEAWEPVWMRASGEARLALQALILLAAALHKRWQMGSLTRRNFVKAQAYLRQLSPGVYGVDWPLLEQRVDAALEGEQPGPPPQLPLLDSERR; encoded by the coding sequence ATGATTCCTCTGGAAGAAGACCTGGTTTTTCCCGCGTCCTGGCAGGCCGGCGCGGCCCTTTTTAATGCGGGACACTGGTGGGAAGCCCATGAAGCCTGGGAACCGGTATGGATGCGGGCCAGCGGTGAGGCGCGCCTGGCGCTGCAGGCCTTGATTCTGCTGGCGGCGGCCCTGCACAAGCGCTGGCAGATGGGCAGCTTAACCCGGCGCAATTTTGTGAAGGCCCAGGCGTATCTACGTCAGCTGTCTCCCGGGGTCTACGGGGTGGACTGGCCCCTGCTGGAACAGAGAGTAGATGCCGCACTGGAAGGCGAGCAACCCGGCCCACCGCCCCAGCTGCCACTACTGGACTCGGAGCGCCGGTAA
- a CDS encoding NYN domain-containing protein codes for MNSQRIALFVDGASIYAAAKRLGWNFDHRKVLEYFRQQGELYNAFYYTALPAQGDDKQKRFTDALTYMGYTVRTQPLREASDESGTAYRRTSLDVELVTDLLTGLEHYDTAVLISGDGGFERPLEVLRARGRRSLVVNLPEMTSYELRNASDQYLDLRDLRQEFERPGYRLPSEHRPGQSRSTPDDSLERLSYFAPAANPEKVSHEN; via the coding sequence ATGAATTCACAGCGAATTGCCCTATTTGTGGACGGGGCCAGTATTTACGCGGCAGCCAAGCGCCTGGGGTGGAATTTTGACCACCGCAAAGTGCTGGAATATTTCCGGCAACAGGGCGAGCTGTACAACGCTTTTTATTACACGGCACTGCCGGCACAGGGCGACGACAAGCAAAAACGCTTTACCGATGCCCTGACCTATATGGGCTACACGGTCCGGACTCAGCCCCTGCGCGAGGCCTCGGATGAGAGTGGCACGGCCTACCGCCGCACCAGCCTGGACGTGGAACTGGTCACCGACTTATTGACCGGCCTGGAGCACTACGATACGGCGGTCCTGATCAGCGGCGACGGCGGATTCGAGCGGCCGCTGGAAGTGCTGCGGGCCAGAGGCCGGCGCAGCCTGGTGGTCAACCTGCCCGAGATGACCAGCTATGAACTGCGCAACGCTTCTGACCAGTACTTGGACCTGCGCGACCTGCGCCAGGAATTCGAGCGCCCCGGCTACCGCCTGCCCAGCGAACACCGGCCCGGCCAGTCCCGCAGCACGCCCGACGACAGTCTGGAGCGGCTATCTTACTTTGCCCCGGCTGCAAACCCGGAAAAGGTGAGCCATGAAAACTGA